The stretch of DNA AGATCGATTTTCCCGAGCGTGATGCCGAGATAATCGGCGACTTCGCGGGCCAATTCGGGATGTGCCCGGCCGCTGATCAGCGTGAGAATATCGTGCATGGCGGATTTTGCTGCGCGCGGGAACGTGGCGGAGTGAGAGAGTACCGACACGCGCCATTGAATCGCGGGGCGGGGGGAGTGTCAAGGGTTCGGCGGTGAAGGAGTGGTGGGGGGACGGGTCGGGGTAGGCGCTCGTTTGATTTTGATGGCGAGCCTCACGCCTGTTCCCTCACGCCTGATGCCTGGGTGGGGAGACCTTCGGTCGGGGGGGTGCGGGGTCGGGAGACCCGCGCACAGCGTTTGGCCCGCGCACAACGTTTGGGCCACGCTCAGCCGATGCGTTCGAATGCTGCGACTGTTGTGCCGTCGGGGAGGTTGGCTGTTCCGTCGATGGCTGCGTGGGGGCCGATTTGGCAGTTGTTGCCGATGGTGACCGGGCCGCTGATTGTGGTGAAGGGGTAGATCGTGGTGTCGCGGCCGATCTGGGCGCGGGGGTCGATGTAGGTTTGTGCCGGGTCGACGATCGTGGTGCCCTCGAGCATCAGGGCCTGCATGGTGGCGTCCTGGATGCTGCGATGCACCTGGGCGAGTTGATCGCGGCTATTGACGCCCAAGGCTTCTTCGATGGTCAACCGCTGGGCGGCGACGACGCGTTGGCCATCAGCCAGCATGATGGCGGGGGCGTCGGTCAGGTAGAGTTCACCCTGCTTGTTGTCGGTGTTGACGTGTTTCAGGGCAGCGAAGAGTCGCTGATTGTCGAAGACGTAGCAACCGACGTTGATTTCGGTGATCGCTTTTTGAGCAGCATCAGCGTCTTTCTCTTCGACGATGCACTGGAATTCGCCGTCGGCATTGCGGACGATGCGGCCGAGTCCGAAATTGTTTTCGGTGACAGCGGTGCCGATCACGCAGGAAGCTTTTTCGTCTTCATAGTCCTTGAGCAGGGCGGAGAAAGAACTGCTTTGCATCAGCGGCGCGTCGCCGGTGAGGATCATGGTGGCGCCGTCGTGCTGGCGGAGGTTTTCTTCACAGACCATCACCGCATGCCCGGTGCCGTTTTGTTGGGCCTGCAAGGCAAATTCGACATCCTTGTGCACCGAGAGCGCGGTTTTGACCTGCTCTGCTTCATGACCCACGACAACGACCAGCCGCTCGACACCGGCGGAACGGGCGGCATCGAGGACGTATTCGATCATCGGCCGGCCGCACAATGGGTGCAGGACCTTGGGCGTCGCCGATTTCATACGGGTGCTTTTTCCGGCAGCGAGGACGATGGCGACGGGGGCGGCGGCGGGCATGGTGTGGCTCTTTTTTTGTAGGCGGTAGGCAGTAGTCAGTAGTCAGAAAAGAGTGGCCGGTAGTCAGTGGCCGGTGGCGAGTGGAGATCGTGTTTGCGGGATCTTGGTTGTTTTTTGTTTGTCTTGTGGGTTGGACTGTTCGGCTGGCTTTGAGGGTACGGCAACTCTCTTGAAGGTTACGGTTCGCGCCGTAGGCTTTGGCTCGAATCCTCCGGCTAAGTGGTACGCACCAAAATGATCTTGGACCCACTCCGGGACATTGCTTTTCGATGTTTTTTCGTAGGTCGTTTTTGCGGAAATGAACAGGTTCAACTCGGGTATTTCTTTTAGTGCGCGAAATTCGTCGTTGAAGCGGTTTGAAATCCAGATTTTCCCTGAAACTTTGCCTCCGTCGTTCAAGGTCACAGTATTGTCCCGGCCAAGTAAATCGTAACCATAAGAAACGGATAAAAAATAGACGGTTTGGACGCGATATCGGTCCGGTATCCCGGAAACCTCTATCGAACTTTGCCTGGGCCCTGACCAGGGAAGATTCCACTTATCGATCACAACATTGTCGGGACAATAGGGAGACAGGAATTCTCCGGCATCCTGTTTGTTGTAAGCCAATGTGAGGGATACCCAAACGTGGCCTTTTTGATCGACTTCAAGGCTGTCTGCATGCAACGTTAAGGCGCGGTCCTGCGCGAACGCGACCAGGTGTTCATGGCCTAGTTCAGACAATAGGCATCCAAGGGCAAGAATGAGTTCCATTGTGCATCCAGTTGCCGGTGGTCAGTTGTCGGTGGCGAGTGGAGTGTTCGTTTGCTCGCGAGGATCGGGTTCCCACGTTTCGGTGGTTCGGTTGTAGATTTCGCCGGTTTGGCCGTTGATCATCCGACCGTGCGTTCTGGCTGTAAAACGACTGTTGAAAAGGCCAAACGCATTGAGGATGTAGTAATTGTTTTCGTCGGCATAGTAATAGTCGGTAAATATTTTGAGACCATCCTGTGCCGCTATGATTTCACTTAGTTCTTTAGGCGAGATATTGAAACCGTCTGGCGTTTCGAGCTCTGCAGCCTTGGAGGTATCGCCGACGTATCGAATTGGCGATTTACCCAATCCGGCGCAGCCAACGAAAATGATGAGAACGGTAGGTAGGGCGAAGCGATTCAGGGTTGATCGGATTTGCATGATGCCTCGATTTCGATTCGTCATGCACAGCATGACCTACGGGGTTTATCGGGCCACCGGCCACTTTTTCCCCTAAAACCGCAGCCCCATGCGAGCGATGAAGCCGGTGTCGATGTCTAGGTCCGGGGCGATTGTTTGGAAGCTGAATTCGCGGTTGAAGACCCAACCTGCTTCGATGAAACCTGACACACAGCAGCCGTAGTTGCGGAAGCCCATCAGGATGCGAAAGTCTTCGATTTGCATGCGGTCGGTTAAGCCTGTTCCTTGGAGCGTGACTTCGTAGGCTTCGACGTGATATTCGCCGCGGCCGTAGAACCAGGTGGGGCCGAAAGCGGTGTTGCCGATGAAATAGTCGATGCGGGGGCGCGGCCAGACCATGGTGAATTCCCAACGGTCATCGGGACGCCAAACAAAACCGGCGTAGGGGACGATCAGATCGTCGACCCGGTCCCAATACTGTACTCCGAGGGCCCAGGTCCATTGGGGGCTGGTACGGATGAACAAGGCTCCCCGGCCATCCCACATCCAGGCTTCGGACGAGGCCTTTTCGAAATCGCTGGCGACTTGGGGAGTAAAACCGATCTCAAAAGAGTAGGGGCTGCTGACGGAGGTCGAGAGTTGGAAATCACTGGCGAGGCGATAGGCATTGGGCCCCAAGGGCAAGCCGGACGGACCACCCCAGCTGCGGTAGTTGAATTCCGGGCTCCAGGAGAACGCGGAGTCTTGAAACCATCGCCACGTCCGCCGCAATTGAGAGTCGAACTCAAAAACGCTGAATTTTCCGAACGGGCTTTCGGTGCTGGCAGCCGGCAGATATCCGACTTCCCATTTCGAGCTCCAGCCAAAACGGACCGGTTCGGGACCAGCGGAGCCGTAGAATCCGTTGGAACCGGGAACCGTATTGTAGGTCGGCATCGTTTGGTCGTAAGGAGTGACGAATCCGGGCTGCGGCGGCAGAAACGGGTCGCCACCGGTATAAGGAGGCGGAGTTCCATAGGAGGGCTGATCGCCGTAGACCTGTGCGACCTGGACCGGTTGTGAAAATGTAGGCGGCGCCAACGGAGCATTGTAAGGTCCACCTGCAGCTGGAAACGATTGGCCGACCGGAAACGCTGTGGGTTGCGGCATGTACGTCGGGCTTTGCCCACGGACCTCGGCAGCGAATGCGGCTGACGGTGACGTTACATGAATGGGACCGGCAGCTTCAGGCTCAGCGGATATCAGGGCCAGTAGGCAAAGTAATTGTGCGTTCACGCCAGTGCACCTATGATTTCTGGGAAGTGCGGGGGGAAATCGGTGGCGAAATGTCCTTGAGAGATGCCACGTTTGCTCCGGGGATGGGGCGAATCCACACGTTGTGGAGTCCGCGCGTTTAAGGAGCGGTGTGCGATTGTCTAAAACCGGCGATTTTCGTCAACAGCAAGTCGGTGCTTGGGGGGAATTGAGATGGGAAAAAGGTTGTTGAGGGGCGGTGGGGAGTCGGCAGTAGGCGGTAGACAGTAGACAGAAAAGGGGAGAGTTGGTTGTTGGGGGGCTGTTGTATGTGGGGTGTGCTAATGAATCTTGCAACAAAAATCTTTCCGCGATTTGATCCGTTCGGAGATCGCTGCCCGAGCTGTGGGAAATGCGCTCTGCGGGAGTACCCAATCCACACGAATCCGCCGGTCAACTGGTCGCTGTGGGATTGCCTTAAGTGCGGCGGCGAATTTGTGAAGGAGGGCGGTCGCACTATTCCGCGTAAGGAATATGACGGGCCGTTGCTCGCCGAATTTTTCTTTTCGGTACGCGAACAGCCTGACGTAGATCCGAATGAATTATGGCGACAACTCGAATTGGAGCGGAATCAACACGAAAAAGGGGACGGGAATTGAGATGGGAAAAGGTTGTTGGGTTGGCAGTGGGGAGTAGACGGTAGGCAGTAGGCAGAGAAAGGGGCGGTTGTTGGCGAAATCTTTGCGGCTTTGCGTGAGGTTTTTCTGATAGCACCTCACAAAGCGATTCCACCAGGCGATCGAATCGATTCTGCTTCGGCGGCCAAGATGGTGTCGCTTCGCTCTCGGTGAACGGTTAAGCTGACGGCAGACGCAATGGGAGGCTGCTCGCTATGAAACGTCGTTATCTGATTCTCATCACCCTGCTGGCCGTCATGGCCTGTCCGCTCTTAGTGGGGCCGTATGCTTGGCTCGACTTCAATGGCCATTTGCCGGGAGCGATCAGCACGGCGGTCGATCCAGCTTATGCATTCTTAAAGACGGAAGCCGGGGGATTCGATTTCACTCGACATCTATTCGATTCCTATATCGGACTTTGGCTGGGTGGCAAACAAGAAGCGCGCCTTTACCGAATTATACGGACGTCCAGAAACGATTTGGCGAGGCGCTAGATTCTGATTGAATCATTCTCTTTGCCTCACATGTCGCTCACACGAAAGCCGTAAACATGGCAACCCCGAAAACCTTTAAGAGGCTCGGCAAGATGCTGATCTTCGCGGGAGTGCTTGCTTTCCTCGCCGGCCCCGCTGTCACTACTGTGGGGATGACCAATACCTTTGAGCAAATCAGTCAAACCGACGAAATTCCAGACGTAGCGGTTGAACAGGCAGTCGAAAAGACTGTGTCGTTGTCATGGCGAACAAACGCGATCGGCATTCCAGTGGGATTGACCTGCCTAGTCGCGGGCATTTGTTGTTATGTGGTGGCTGCACGATTGAAACGCCTGGCGGTTGCCCAAAACAGTGAAATTCCCGCCGCATGATCTGTTGTCCAGTCGGGGCGGCGGGTATGATGCATGCTGGTCAAAGTTACTCACCGCCGAGGTCGACATGCTGCAGTTGCTTTCCGATTCTGGTTCGCCCAATTTTTGCGATGGTCTATCGCGGCGGCGGATGTTGCAGGTCGGGGGGTTGGGGACGCTGGGGTTGGGGCTGCCGCAACTGCTCAAGGCGAACAGCGAGGCGGCATCGTCTGCGTCGACGTTTGGCCGGGCGAAGCGGGTGATCTTCTTTTTCATGTGGGGCGGACCGGCGCATCAGGATACGTGGGACCTCAAACCGGACGGTCCTTCTGCCACGCGGGGCGAGTTTTTGCCGATCGCGACCAATGTGCCCGGCATGCATATTTCGGAACATTTCCCACTGATTTCCCAACAAGGCGACAAGTTGGCGATCATTCGTTCGGTGGGGCAGGAAGACAACAACCACTCCACCGGCGCGCATGCGGGATTGACCGGACGGCGGCATGAGCTGAAGCAAGAACGCTTTGCCGCCCGCGAGACGGATTTTCCGCACATTGGGTCGGTGCTCTCGAAATTGCGTCCCAATGCGGCGGGAATGCCGACGTTTGTGTCGATGCCGGAAATCATTGCCACGACCGACGGCACGATTACGCCGGGACAATTCGGCGGCATGTTGGGCAAGGCGCACAATCCGTTTCAGATCGATCAACACCCGGATTTGCCCGACTTTTCAATCTCGAGTTTGGCGCTGCGAGGCGGAATGAATCCGCAGCGGATGGATACGCGGCGGCAATTGCTGGAACAAATCGACGACGTCCGGCGATTGGTCGACCGCGGTGCCCGCGTGCGGGACATGGACGCGTTTTATGCACGGGCTCTCGATTTGGTCCTGTCAGCCGAAGCGCGGCGGGCGTTTGATATTTCGTCGGAGAGCGAAGAGACGCGGCGGCGGTATGGTTGGCACACGTTCGGTCAAAGCACGCTGCTCGCCAGACGATTGGTCGAAGCGGGGGTCAAGCTGGTGACCGTTTATTGGCATCGCGAAAAACCGACCGTCGATGCCAGTTGGGATACGCATTGGCTGAACAACCAGGAACTGCGCAATCGGCTGATGCCTGTTGTCGACCGGCCGATCGCGGCGTTATTGGAAGACCTCAAGGCCAGCGGATTATTGGATGAGACGTTGGTGATATGGAACAGCGAGTTCGGTCGTTCACCACGATTCAATCGTTATGGCGGCCGCGATCATTGGGGTGCGTGCAATTCGGTGGTGATGGCGGGCGGCGGCGTTCCCGGTGGGCAGATTTTCGGGGCGTCCGATGAACAGGCGGCGCATCCGATTTCCGAAAAAGTGACGCAAGACGACATTGCCGCCACGGTGTATCACCTGTTGGGGATCGAACCGGAGACGGCCATCCAAGACAAACTGGGCCGCCCCTATCCAGTCGCGTTGGGCGAACCGATTCATAAGTTGCTGGGCAATCGCGCCCAACCAGAACCATCGCCCGATCCGCCACCCATTATAGGGCGCCCGAAAATCGGTCGGTTCACGCAAATGTTGCGGGAGCGGGGACTGCGGTATTTGACGGTCGACTTTGGCAATCCCGATAGCGAAGCGGATTGGAAACTGGCTGGTTTCGGCGAAGCGGT from Symmachiella dynata encodes:
- a CDS encoding DUF1501 domain-containing protein, which encodes MKFPPHDLLSSRGGGYDACWSKLLTAEVDMLQLLSDSGSPNFCDGLSRRRMLQVGGLGTLGLGLPQLLKANSEAASSASTFGRAKRVIFFFMWGGPAHQDTWDLKPDGPSATRGEFLPIATNVPGMHISEHFPLISQQGDKLAIIRSVGQEDNNHSTGAHAGLTGRRHELKQERFAARETDFPHIGSVLSKLRPNAAGMPTFVSMPEIIATTDGTITPGQFGGMLGKAHNPFQIDQHPDLPDFSISSLALRGGMNPQRMDTRRQLLEQIDDVRRLVDRGARVRDMDAFYARALDLVLSAEARRAFDISSESEETRRRYGWHTFGQSTLLARRLVEAGVKLVTVYWHREKPTVDASWDTHWLNNQELRNRLMPVVDRPIAALLEDLKASGLLDETLVIWNSEFGRSPRFNRYGGRDHWGACNSVVMAGGGVPGGQIFGASDEQAAHPISEKVTQDDIAATVYHLLGIEPETAIQDKLGRPYPVALGEPIHKLLGNRAQPEPSPDPPPIIGRPKIGRFTQMLRERGLRYLTVDFGNPDSEADWKLAGFGEAVGEGLERYRQPAAEVARVTYQGIWHVMFDWAYLVLRCPEPRTLDGLVLTLEGQPLPIPENLAQEPPSKIWHIPFPPGTIAGSQNFDLAIRGADWRLTDLVLVGDRISERHLGYV
- a CDS encoding bifunctional N-acetylglucosamine-1-phosphate uridyltransferase/glucosamine-1-phosphate acetyltransferase, with the translated sequence MPAAAPVAIVLAAGKSTRMKSATPKVLHPLCGRPMIEYVLDAARSAGVERLVVVVGHEAEQVKTALSVHKDVEFALQAQQNGTGHAVMVCEENLRQHDGATMILTGDAPLMQSSSFSALLKDYEDEKASCVIGTAVTENNFGLGRIVRNADGEFQCIVEEKDADAAQKAITEINVGCYVFDNQRLFAALKHVNTDNKQGELYLTDAPAIMLADGQRVVAAQRLTIEEALGVNSRDQLAQVHRSIQDATMQALMLEGTTIVDPAQTYIDPRAQIGRDTTIYPFTTISGPVTIGNNCQIGPHAAIDGTANLPDGTTVAAFERIG